The Arachis ipaensis cultivar K30076 chromosome B03, Araip1.1, whole genome shotgun sequence region aataccttactatctTAGTCTTataacttaagcataagattaagtatggtagggtattacattatggtatcagagcagttcgttcctatagagcctgagaaCGGACTGAATATGCcttgtgcattctctgtgtatgtgtctatgtgctattaggatatctagctgatatatgtggcataaacgttcatgagcatgaatTTGGGACTTAAagcactagacttgcgatattggaactgatcaacttgatatcacttgtttggtgtgtataaggaccagatgtcgactcgcggacgCGAACGCGGGCGAGGTAGAGGCGGACTAGGCAATGCTATGCCTGAAGCGACAGGGAATATTCCTAATCCTGTAGACTTCATGGCTGCTCTCGGGAATATGGCCGCGGCGATGCAAGCGACAGCCGAAGCCTTGGGAAACCAAATAAATAATGGTAACAATGGCAACAACGGCGATGATGATCCTTTGACGCTTTCCTCCTTCCTGAAGGTTCATCCTCTGACCTTCAGAGGAACCTCGAACCCTACTGATGCGGATAACTGGATACGAGCCATTGAGTGAGCATTACAGGCTCAGCAGGTTCCTGAAGAACAGTGGGTTGAGTTTGAGACCTACCAGCTGCAAGGTGAAGctcagcattggtggcagggcATGAGGCGCATTCTGCAGCCTGATGGGGTTGTAATCTCTTGGGAGTTGTTCTGAGAAGAattctataagaaatacttttCCAGTTCAGCCAGAAATGCTAAGAAACTTGAACTGCTTCAGCTTAAACAAGGCCGGATGACCATCACTGAGTACACAGCAAGTTTGAGGAACTGTGCCGTTTCTCACGGATTTGTCAGGGAGCTCCTGAGGACTTTCCTGAGTGAAAGTGTATCAAGTATGAGGGAGGTCTTAGGAGCCATATTCTGAGCTTCGTTGCACCGATAGAGATCAGAACCTTCTCTAAACTGGTAAACAAAACCAGAGTTACTGAAGAATGTTTGAGAAAGGCGGCATTAGACAAGAGTGATCACCGAAGCTCTGTTAGGGAAGATCACGGAAGAAATTTAGCACCTAGAGGTCAATATTTCAAGCGAGGCGGAAATACTCCACAGCAACATCAAGGCCAGGGTAGCTTCCGGAGgtttaataataacaataaccagGGAAAAGGATGCGAAAAACAGGCTCAGTTTCCGCAGGATGACTTGACTTGCAGGAGTTGTGGAAGGTACCACCCGAACACTCCGTGTAGGGCCGGTTGGGATGTCTGTTATTACTGTGGAGGAGCTAGGCATATGTCTTGGAATTGCCCAGAAAAAAAGAGTCAGGAAGCTAGGAGAGCTCCGCAGGCGGGACAAGCGTACACTATGAGGGCGGATGGTGCTGAGGGCACAGATGCTCCGATTAGAGGTAATGATGAACTGGTAATTAAAATTTGGACTGCTTTACATGATGGTGATTTGTAACACTTATTATAATCCTCCACCCAGTTGTGAGAATTGTGACTTCCAAGAGATTGATCGAAAGATGACTTTTAGTTACTAAAACAAAACGGCATTTGGTTGCCTTTGAGGGAGTGACTAGGTTCTTGAAGAATAATAACTAGAGTTATGTAGTAAAAGAGGATTGGGAGAGTAAACATACAACTTGAGTCATAGGTTAGGGATCGAGAGTGTTGAGAATGGTATGATGACACTATTGGAATCAAAGGAACTTAGAAGCTTGAGGGATTATAAAATAGAGGACGAGATCCGTTCAATCAAGTGTTTCGGGTATGAAATACCAATTGGACCGGAGAGCGCGTTAATGAATCCTTCTGAGTCGACTTGACCTTCTTTTGTAGCTTATAATAGAATTCTACCCCGAACTTCttcttaaataataataaatggaTCAACTCCTAATCCTATCCCTGACTTGCACGAATCTTGCTCCTTCCAAATAAATCCAACTTTGTCTTATCATAATAATGTAAATTCGTGAATCTTAGGAACTTGCCGCGAAAGGAATTTCCCTCTTTCATAAAACAGGTAATCCGTTGACATCAGCTAAGATTTATTTAATTTGGTGCGCTATATCTTCTCCTCAACCAGCTCGAATCTTAATTATTCTCTAAGAGTGCACCTTAACTCCTTCTTGTATATCTTGTTAATCTCTAGAACTTGTTGTACCCACCATATAGGGCATCCCTTTACTCTACAATAAACACCGTTCCAGTAATTCAATTACCTCTGGATTTATTATCTTTACAAGCTTGAATTAGCATCACGTATAACGCCTAACCATAACAATAAAGAAATGTCGGTCCCTTAATATTCTTCCATACGTTAGAAAATATTACTGTTTAGGCGCTTGAGGGCGGAAACGGTTTTGAACTTCCTCGAGAGAAACTAGTTACACATTATTAAATATTACTTTGAGAGTCGGTGCGAAATTAAGACTaaagaattaaaacttggatgTATTACTCCGTTTATAATGTAAATACAAAATAAGAATTAGAATCGGAGAACACACCAGAGTATTTGAACCTGATAAGAGAAACGATCAATGGGCCTATCTGAGGTCACTACACTTGAATTTTGGagacaaaattcctaattaggtgggtaggatgtaaaccccacaAATTCagcaaataattaaaagaaaaattaaattttaataagaaaaattagaaatgtaaatctaatattaaaataggatggAGCTaattaaaatgagaattttgacaccaattttaaaaaaatcggtccaaaattgggccgaaccggttgaattGGACCCAAACCGGGCCGTGGGCCCCACCCACTCACTTAATAAAGTGAGATCAGATCTTCTTTGTCCCTTCTTGCATGCTAAACACGCTGTTGGGCAGCCATGGAAGAGAAGAAGCAAGCCCTCACCTAAACTTCAATCcttgataacttttgatccggagctccgatcgtcgcaccgtttgtggccacgcatccGCGGCGTCGAGCTCTATAAAGCTCAGTACCTTTCAAGGTGAAAAAATAAAAGTTCCATCTCCTATTCTCTCTTCTTCAATTTGGGGATATTAAGATTTTTAGATGTTAAGATTTTGGTTAAATTGATGATTATAGGATCAAATTGAGTTGAGGAATGAGCGGGCTTTGGGTTGATTGAGGCACATACAAGATaagtggtacgcggaatcgtgattatactttaattatgtaaagttcattgctctttctttccctgggaagtggttgtcaggcacgcgttcatagggaatgatgatgattgtcacgttcatcacattcagattgaagtacgaatgaatatcttagaagcgaaataagatgaattgaataggaaacagtagtactttgcattaatctttgaggaacagcaaagctccacaccttaatctatggagtgtagaaactcaactgtgaaaatacataagtgaaaggtccaggcatggccgagatggccagtcccctaaaacgtgatcaatagtctcctaagatgaacaatggaaactgagaccaaagatgtctaatacaatagcaaaaggtcctatttataataaactagtcactagggtttacagaaataagtaattgatgcataaatccactttcggggcccacttggtgtgtacttgggctgagctttaactttccacgtgcagaggccatttgtgaagttgaacgccaggtttggatccaattctggcgttcaactctggtttttgatccatttctggcgctgaactccagaattgggcagagagttggcgttgaacgccagtttgcgtcgtctaaacttgggcaaagtatggactattatatattgctggaaagccctggatgtctaccttccaacacaattggaagcgcgccattttgagttctgtagctccagaaaatccactttgagtgcagggaggtcagaatccaacagcatcagcagtccttcttcaacctctgaatctgatttttgctcaggtccctcaatttcagccagaaaatacctgaaatcacagaaaaacacacaaactcatagtaaattccaaaaatgtgaatttaacataaaatctattaaaaacatccctaaaagtaactagattctactaaaatatactaaaaacaatgccaaaaagcgtataaattatccgctcatcacaacaccaaacttaaattgttgcttgtccccaagcaactgaaaatcaaaataggataaaaagaatagaatatactataaattccaaactatcaatgaaacaNNNNNNNNNNNNNNNNNNNNNNNNNNNNNNNNNNNNNNNNNNNNNNNNNNNNNNNNNNNNNNNNNNNNNNNNNNNNNNNNNNNNNNNNNNNNNNNNNNNNNNNNNNNNNNNNNNNNNNNNNNNNNNNNNNNNNNNNNNNNNNNNNNNNNNNNNNNNNNNNNNNNNNNNNNNNNNNNNNNNNNNNNNNNNNNNNNNNNNNNNNNNNNNNNNNNNNNNNNNNNNNNNNNNNNNNNNNNNNNNNNNNNNNNNNNNNNNNNNNNNNNNNNNNNNNNNNNNNNNNNNNNNNNNNNNNNNNNNNNNNNNNNNNNNNNNNNNNNNNNNNNNNNNNNNNNNNNNNNNNNNNNNNNNNNNNNNNNNNNNNNNNNNNNNNNNNNNNNNNNNNNNNNNNNNNNNNNNNNNNNNNNNNNNNNNNNNNNNNNNNNNNNNNNNNNNNNNNNNNNNNNNNNNNNNNNNNNNNNNNNNNNNNNNNNNNNNNNNNNNNNNNNNNNNNNNNNNNNNNNNNNNNNNNNN contains the following coding sequences:
- the LOC107633084 gene encoding uncharacterized protein LOC107633084, with translation MSTRGRERGRGRGGLGNAMPEATGNIPNPVDFMAALGNMAAAMQATAEALGNQINNGNNGNNGDDDPLTLSSFLKAQQVPEEQWVEFETYQLQGEAQHWWQGMRRILQPDGCIKYEGGLRSHILSFVAPIEIRTFSKLVNKTRVTEECLRKAALDKSDHRSSVREDHGRNLAPRGQYFKRGGNTPQQHQGQGSFRRFNNNNNQGKGCEKQAQFPQDDLTCRSCGRYHPNTPCRAGWDVCYYCGGARHMSWNCPEKKSQEARRAPQAGQAYTMRADGAEGTDAPIRGNDELVIKIWTALHDGDL